One region of Triticum aestivum cultivar Chinese Spring chromosome 6B, IWGSC CS RefSeq v2.1, whole genome shotgun sequence genomic DNA includes:
- the LOC123137006 gene encoding monosaccharide-sensing protein 2: MSGAALVAIAASIGNLLQGWDNATIAGAVLYIKKEFQLENNPTVEGLIVAMSLIGATIITTFSGPVSDWVGRRPMLILSSLLYFLSGLIMLWSPNVYVLLLARLVDGFGIGLAVTLVPLYISETAPSEIRGRLNTLPQFSGSGGMFLSYCMVFGMSLLPSPDWRIMLGVLSVPSLFFFVLTVFYLPESPRWLVSKGRMAEAKKVLQRLRGREDVSGEMALLVEGLEVGGDTSIEEYIIGPANDPADDHVVDGDNDQITLYGPEEGQSWIARPSKGPSMLGSVLSLASRHGSMVNQSVPLMDPLVTLFGSVHENMPQAGGSMRSTLFPNFGSMLSVADQHPKTEHWDEENVHRDDEEYASDAGGDYEDNVHSPLLSRQTTNTDGKDHGHHGSTLGMRRRSLLEEGGEAVSSTGIGGGWQLAWKWSERQGEDGKKEGGFKRIYLHQEGVADSRRGSVVSLPGGGDATQGGSGFIHAAALVSHSALYSKDLMEERMAAGPAMIHPLEAAPKGSIWKDLFEPGVRRALFVGVGIQMLQQFAGINGVLYYTPQILEQAGVAVLLSNLGLSSASASILISSLTTLLMLPSIGVAMRLMDISGRRFLLLGTIPILIASLIVLVVSNVINLSTVPHAVLSTVSVIVYFCCFVMGFGPIPNILCAEIFPTRVRGVCIAICALTFWICDIIVTYSLPVMLNAIGLAGVFGIYAVVCCIAFVFVYLKVPETKGMPLEVITEFFAVGAKQAQATIA, from the exons ATGTCGGGTGCTGCACTGGTCGCGATTGCGGCTTCCATCGGCAATCTGCTGCAGGGGTGGGACAATGCCACCATTGCTG GTGCTGTCCTGTACATCAAGAAGGAATTCCAGCTCGAAAATAATCCGACTGTAGAGGGGCTCATCGTGGCCATGTCGCTCATCGGTGCAACCATCATCACCACATTCTCCGGGCCAGTATCAGACTGGGTTGGCCGGCGCCCTATGCTCATTCTCTCTTCACTTCTCTACTTCCTCAGCGGCCTAATCATGCTATGGTCACCCAATGTCTATGTGCTGCTCCTGGCACGCCTTGTCGATGGCTTTGGTATCGGCTTGGCTGTCACGCTGGTGCCTTTGTACATCTCAGAGACGGCTCCTTCGGAGATCAGGGGACGGCTCAACACGCTTCCACAGTTCAGTGGGTCAGGAGGGATGTTCTTGTCATACTGCATGGTGTTCGGGATGTCACTCTTGCCATCACCTGATTGGAGAATTATGCTCGGGGTTCTCTCAGTTCCGTCGTTGTTTTTCTTCGTCTTGACGGTATTTTACCTGCCAGAATCTCCGAGATGGCTTGTCAGCAAGGGCCGAATGGCAGAGGCAAAGAAGGTGCTGCAAAGATTACGGGGAAGGGAGGATGTCTCAG GAGAAATGGCCCTTCTTGTTGAAGGTTTGGAGGTTGGAGGAGACACCTCCATTGAGGAGTACATAATAGGACCAGCTAATGACCCAGCTGATGATCATGTTGTTGATGGCGATAATGACCAAATAACACTATATGGGCCTGAAGAGGGCCAATCATGGATTGCTCGACCTTCCAAGGGACCCAGCATGCTTGGAAGTGTGCTTTCTCTTGCATCTCGTCATGGCAGCATGGTAAACCAGAGTGTGCCCCTTATGGATCCTCTAGTCACGCTTTTCGGAAGTGTTCATGAGAACATGCCTCAAGCTGGAGGAAGCATGCGGAGCACATTGTTTCCTAACTTTGGCAGCATGCTCAGTGTGGCCGATCAGCACCCAAAAACTGAGCACTGGGATGAGGAGAACGTTCATAGGGACGATGAAGAATATGCATCTGATGCTGGAGGCGACTACGAAGATAATGTCCACAGCCCACTGCTGTCGCGACAGACCACAAACACGGATGGGAAGGACCATGGTCACCATGGAAGCACTTTGGGCATGAGAAGGAGAAGTCTCTTGGAAGAGGGTGGGGAGGCAGTCAGCAGCACTGGTATTGGTGGGGGGTGGCAACTCGCATGGAAATGGTCGGAGCGACAAGGCGAGGATGGCAAGAAGGAAGGAGGCTTCAAAAGAATCTACTTGCACCAAGAGGGGGTGGCCGACTCAAGAAGGGGCTCTGTTGTTTCACTTCCTGGTGGGGGTGATGCCACCCAAGGGGGCAGTGGGTTTATACACGCTGCTGCTTTGGTAAGCCACTCGGCTCTTTACTCCAAGGATCTTATGGAAGAGCGTATGGCGGCCGGTCCAGCCATGATCCATCCATTGGAGGCAGCTCCCAAAGGTTCAATCTGGAAAGATCTGTTTGAACCTGGTGTGAGGCGTGCATTGTTCGTCGGCGTTGGAATTCAGATGCTTCAGCAG TTTGCTGGAATAAATGGAGTTCTCTACTATACTCCTCAAATTCTGGAGCAAGCTGGTGTGGCGGTTCTTCTTTCCAATCTTGGCCTCAGTTCAGCATCAGCGTCCATCTTGATCAGCTCTCTCACCACCTTACTCATGCTCCCAAGCATTGGTGTAGCCATGAGACTTATGGATATATCTGGAAGAAG GTTTCTTCTACTGGGCACAATTCCCATCTTGATAGCATCCCTAATTGTTTTGGTTGTGTCCAATGTTATCAACTTGAGTACGGTGCCCCACGCTGTGCTCTCCACAGTTAGCGTCATTGTCTACTTCTGCTGCTTTGTCATGGGCTTTGGCCCAATCCCCAACATTCTATGTGCAGAGATTTTCCCCACCAGAGTCCGTGGTGTCTGCATCGCTATTTGCGCCCTCACATTCTGGATATGTGACATTATTGTTACCTACAGCCTGCCTGTGATGCTGAATGCTATTGGTCTAGCAGGTGTCTTTGGTATATATGCAGTCGTTTGCTGCATCGCCTTTGTGTTCGTCTACCTAAAGGTCCCAGAGACAAAGGGCATGCCCCTCGAGGTCATCACCGAGTTCTTTGCGGTTGGTGCGAAGCAAGCGCAGGCCACCATTGCCTGA